One genomic region from Sphingobacterium sp. UGAL515B_05 encodes:
- a CDS encoding FecR domain-containing protein, with translation MNELNLQALLLDESFVNYCKGTNKEDIEKWEKWLQKYPEHKASIAELQETIVAMGHYAGELSVQTNYERLQSQIKKRANQRSFTEIGMAVWLKIAALLVVVGAISLFLFKQQLAEEQPKNVQHIGAPGKDDALLTLKDGSVVSLADIKNGSVVALQGGVKIQKNNAGELVYKAVEKERIASTAMNKIATNKGNQYQIILPDGSKAFLNANSTLTYPLKFNENERHVHMTGEVYFEIAKIETGMGKRIPFYVETANQKIEVLGTHFNVNAYDDEPYTTTTLLEGSVRVSSKKRNESVLLKPGQRALLSEALRVENVDISQEVAWINGDFVFKGEELVSLLRKVSRWYNVDVVCPERLEKLKFDGMVSRSQPLSTIIDMLQTTGKVKLTLNGRRLIVID, from the coding sequence ATGAACGAACTTAATTTGCAAGCGTTATTATTGGACGAATCTTTTGTGAACTATTGTAAGGGAACAAATAAAGAGGATATCGAAAAATGGGAAAAATGGTTACAAAAATATCCTGAACATAAAGCATCCATAGCGGAGTTGCAGGAAACCATTGTGGCAATGGGACATTATGCGGGTGAACTATCCGTTCAAACAAACTATGAGCGTTTGCAGTCTCAAATAAAAAAGCGCGCTAACCAGCGCAGCTTTACAGAAATTGGTATGGCTGTCTGGTTAAAAATTGCGGCGCTCCTAGTCGTTGTTGGCGCTATCTCACTGTTTCTATTTAAACAACAGCTTGCTGAAGAACAGCCAAAAAATGTACAGCATATTGGTGCTCCGGGAAAGGATGATGCCTTATTAACACTAAAAGATGGCTCCGTTGTTTCCTTAGCTGATATAAAGAATGGAAGTGTTGTTGCACTTCAGGGCGGGGTAAAAATTCAAAAGAACAACGCTGGTGAATTGGTGTATAAGGCTGTTGAAAAGGAGCGGATCGCCAGTACAGCAATGAATAAAATTGCGACGAATAAGGGAAATCAATATCAAATTATATTGCCAGATGGATCGAAAGCTTTTCTCAATGCAAATTCAACCCTGACATATCCTTTGAAATTTAATGAAAACGAACGGCATGTCCATATGACCGGAGAGGTTTACTTTGAAATTGCAAAAATTGAGACTGGAATGGGAAAACGAATTCCTTTTTACGTGGAGACAGCAAATCAAAAAATAGAGGTACTTGGTACGCATTTCAATGTCAACGCATATGATGACGAACCTTATACAACAACAACGTTATTGGAGGGAAGTGTGCGCGTTAGTTCGAAAAAAAGAAATGAATCGGTGCTCTTAAAACCAGGACAGCGGGCTTTGTTAAGTGAAGCCCTGCGTGTAGAAAATGTCGATATTTCTCAGGAAGTAGCTTGGATAAATGGTGACTTTGTTTTTAAAGGAGAGGAATTGGTAAGTCTGCTGCGTAAAGTTTCAAGATGGTACAACGTGGATGTAGTATGTCCGGAACGGCTTGAGAAGCTGAAATTTGATGGTATGGTGTCGCGTTCTCAACCGCTATCTACCATTATTGATATGTTGCAAACAACAGGAAAAGTAAAATTAACGCTAAATGGAAGGAGGCTTATTGTGATAGATTGA